The Mytilus galloprovincialis chromosome 4, xbMytGall1.hap1.1, whole genome shotgun sequence genome contains a region encoding:
- the LOC143071595 gene encoding la-related protein 6-like → MSDCTVSSIIPEIREETVPSSPDVQNGDENVVISSIQNIRLDQLKVDDEANSSVYTSEEEGGSRNASDENDRSKSPEPEFIAPDDELRDKIVKQVEFYFSDANILKDAFLLKHVRRNKQGYVSIKLITSFKKMKSLTKDYRVVAYSLRLSDKLDVNEEGRKVRRKDPLPEYDETIPSRSIVVVNLPMESPTIENVAEVFSKCGEVSLIRILRPGKTIPQDVKKHANKHPEIGTTTCAVIEFEKHEHAKLAVEKLNNTDDWRKGMRVVILSAQKKKDRKDQNGQGNDTGKEDDEEDSKKLKKRRERRKKNRIDELAKNNDSSCYSSGSEVESSGRGRQSHQKSLSPNHLDVNKLSPGNSPRSSPRSSPMTSPRMQRSKFQHGKSPLADNSPNLSPRHSPRSSPETSRKQYTDYSSGGEGSPSSPWIRRRMLKAAQEKSPLASNESNGPKRMHDMEGVVRQPKGPDGTIGFHLGRGKPRSSTFS, encoded by the coding sequence ATGAGTGACTGTACTGTAAGTTCAATTATCCCCGAAATTCGCGAGGAAACTGTTCCATCCTCTCCAGATGTTCAGAACGGTGACGAAAACGTGGTCATATCGTCTATTCAAAACATTCGACTGGACCAGTTAAAAGTTGATGACGAAGCAAATAGTAGTGTCTATACGAGCGAAGAAGAAGGTGGTAGTAGAAATGCGTCTGATGAAAATGATCGTTCGAAATCACCTGAGCCAGAATTTATCGCACCGGACGATGAACTACGTGACAAAATCGTAAAACAAGTGGAGTTTTACTTCTCTGATGCAAATATTCTAAAGGATGCTTTTCTTTTGAAACATGTTCGAAGAAATAAACAAGGATATGTAAGCATTAAACTAATTACatctttcaaaaaaatgaaatcgTTAACAAAAGACTACCGAGTAGTTGCATATAGTTTAAGACTCTCTGATAAGCTTGACGTAAATGAAGAGGGTAGAAAAGTACGCAGAAAGGATCCACTTCCAGAGTATGATGAAACAATACCATCAAGGTCCATTGTAGTTGTAAACCTACCAATGGAAAGTCCAACTATTGAAAATGTGGCAGAAGTTTTTTCAAAATGTGGAGAAGTTTCTTTGATTAGAATTCTACGTCCTGGAAAGACAATTCCTCAAGACGTAAAGAAGCATGCAAATAAACATCCTGAAATAGGAACAACAACATGTGCCGTAATAGAATTTGAAAAACATGAACATGCCAAATTAGCTGTGGAAAAATTGAACAATACTGATGATTGGAGAAAAGGGATGCGAGTCGTAATCCTTTCTGCTCAAAAGAAGAAAGATAGAAAAGATCAGAATGGTCAAGGTAATGATACTGGAAAAGAAGATGATGAAGAAGATTCCAAAAAACTAAAAAAGAGACGTGAACGACGAAAGAAAAACAGAATTGATGAACTTGCTAAAAACAATGATTCATCTTGTTACAGTAGTGGCTCAGAGGTTGAAAGTTCAGGACGTGGTCGTCAGTCGCATCAAAAGTCACTGAGCCCAAATCATTTAGACGTTAATAAACTTAGTCCAGGTAATTCTCCAAGATCTAGTCCAAGGTCAAGTCCAATGACTAGTCCAAGGATGCAACGGAGTAAGTTTCAGCATGGTAAATCTCCATTGGCAGATAACAGTCCAAACTTGAGCCCTAGGCATAGTCCTAGGAGTAGTCCAGAAACTAGTCGCAAACAATACACTGATTACTCTTCAGGCGGGGAGGGTAGTCCATCAAGTCCATGGATCCGTAGGAGGATGTTAAAAGCTGCACAAGAAAAGAGTCCTCTAGCATCAAATGAAAGTAATGGACCAAAACGCATGCATGACATGGAAGGTGTGGTACGTCAACCTAAAGGACCAGATGGTACTATAGGATTTCATCTTGGTAGAGGAAAACCAAGAAGTAGTACATTCTCATAA